Proteins encoded within one genomic window of Micromonospora halotolerans:
- a CDS encoding helix-turn-helix transcriptional regulator, with amino-acid sequence MTTTEFGPAVHRWRDRVSPEAAGLPAGGHRRTAGLRREELALLAGISVDYITRLEQGRASNPSAQVVEALARALRLSATERAHLFRLAGLAPPGPETVPAYITPSVQRLLDRLTGTPVGVYDASWTLLLANPPYAALMGDPSGWRGNQRNAVWRHFLGPGTRARHTPQSLRAFETALVADLRAATGCYPADQQLRQLVAELRANNDRFAKLWDSGTVGRHEAARKTIDHPHAGPLTLDCDVLTVAGSDLRIMIYTAEPGTEDADRLALLTVLGTQALVG; translated from the coding sequence ATGACGACGACGGAATTCGGGCCGGCGGTGCACCGCTGGCGCGACCGGGTCTCGCCCGAGGCCGCCGGGCTGCCCGCCGGCGGGCACCGACGTACGGCCGGACTGCGTCGTGAGGAGCTTGCCCTGCTGGCCGGGATCTCCGTCGACTACATCACCCGCCTCGAACAGGGCCGCGCGTCCAATCCGTCGGCGCAGGTCGTCGAAGCCCTGGCCAGGGCCTTGCGGCTGTCGGCAACCGAGCGCGCACACCTGTTCCGGCTGGCCGGGCTGGCACCGCCGGGTCCGGAAACGGTACCCGCCTACATCACCCCGAGCGTCCAGCGGTTGCTGGACAGGCTGACCGGGACACCCGTCGGCGTCTACGACGCGTCCTGGACGCTGCTCCTGGCCAATCCGCCGTACGCGGCGTTGATGGGTGATCCGTCCGGATGGCGTGGCAACCAGCGCAACGCGGTGTGGCGGCATTTTCTCGGCCCGGGTACTCGAGCCCGCCACACCCCGCAATCCCTGCGAGCGTTCGAGACGGCGCTGGTTGCCGACCTGCGTGCGGCCACGGGCTGCTATCCGGCCGACCAGCAGCTACGGCAGCTGGTCGCGGAGCTGCGCGCGAACAACGACCGGTTCGCGAAGTTGTGGGATTCCGGCACTGTTGGCCGTCATGAGGCGGCACGGAAGACCATCGACCATCCGCACGCGGGCCCCCTGACGCTGGACTGCGACGTGCTCACTGTGGCGGGCAGCGATCTGCGCATCATGATCTACACGGCCGAGCCCGGGACCGAGGACGCCGACCGTCTCGCCCTGCTCACCGTGCTCGGCACCCAGGCACTGGTCGGATAG
- the qcrB gene encoding cytochrome bc1 complex cytochrome b subunit, which translates to MKRRKFDAAALPAKTAGAVDDRFQVATPLRGLLNKVFPDHWSFLLGEIALFSFVVLLLTGVFLTFFYEPAMTEVVYDGSYAPLRGTPMSTAYASSLDLSFEVRGGLIMRQMHHWAALLFMASIVVHMLRVFFTGAFRKPREANWIVGSLLFWVGFLAGFTGYSLPDDGLSGTGLRIASGIILSIPVIGSWVSSSIFGGEFPGTIIISRLFIVHVLLIPALLVALISVHLGLLFKQKHTQWPGPGRTNENVVGERFFPRYALKQGGFFMVVFGVIALMGGLFQINPIWYFGPYEAWVVSFASQPDWYVMFLDGSTRLMPAWEISIPIGGGYVIPPIFWPTVVLPGILIAISLFYPFLEARHLKDYRHHNLLQRPRDVPARTGAGAMAVAFFLVLTVSGANDVIADKFYISLNAMTWAGRIGLLVLPPLAYYLAYRICLGLQQHDREVLAHGVETGIIRRLPDGRFVEIHQPLTPVDGHDGHGPTLDYAAWVVPKKMNRLGALGPAIRGFFYPIEKPADGAVSPGHPPVEPRPEREEISSGESRR; encoded by the coding sequence ATGAAGCGCCGAAAGTTCGATGCGGCCGCGCTGCCGGCCAAGACCGCCGGGGCGGTGGACGACCGCTTCCAGGTGGCCACCCCGCTGCGGGGACTGCTGAACAAGGTCTTCCCGGACCACTGGTCCTTCCTGCTGGGCGAGATCGCGCTGTTCTCGTTCGTCGTTCTGCTGCTGACCGGTGTCTTCCTGACCTTCTTCTACGAGCCGGCGATGACCGAGGTGGTCTACGACGGCAGCTACGCCCCGCTGCGGGGCACCCCGATGTCGACCGCGTACGCCTCCAGCCTGGACCTGTCGTTCGAGGTCCGGGGCGGTCTGATCATGCGGCAGATGCACCACTGGGCGGCTCTGCTGTTCATGGCCTCGATCGTGGTGCACATGCTGCGGGTCTTCTTCACCGGCGCGTTCCGCAAGCCGCGTGAGGCCAACTGGATCGTCGGCTCGCTGCTGTTCTGGGTCGGCTTCCTGGCCGGTTTCACCGGCTACTCGCTGCCGGACGACGGCCTGTCCGGCACCGGTCTGCGGATCGCCTCCGGGATCATCCTGTCGATCCCGGTGATCGGCTCCTGGGTCAGCTCGTCGATCTTCGGTGGCGAGTTCCCGGGCACCATCATCATCAGCCGCCTCTTCATCGTCCACGTGCTGCTCATCCCGGCGCTGCTGGTGGCGCTGATCAGCGTCCACCTGGGCCTGCTGTTCAAGCAGAAGCACACCCAGTGGCCCGGCCCCGGCCGGACCAACGAGAACGTGGTCGGCGAGCGGTTCTTCCCCCGCTACGCGCTCAAACAGGGCGGCTTCTTCATGGTCGTCTTCGGCGTGATCGCGCTGATGGGTGGCCTGTTCCAGATCAACCCGATCTGGTACTTCGGCCCGTACGAGGCGTGGGTGGTCTCGTTCGCCAGCCAGCCCGACTGGTACGTCATGTTCCTCGACGGCTCGACCCGCCTCATGCCGGCGTGGGAGATCTCCATCCCGATCGGCGGCGGGTACGTCATCCCGCCGATCTTCTGGCCGACGGTCGTCCTGCCGGGCATCCTGATCGCGATCTCGCTGTTTTACCCGTTCCTCGAGGCGCGGCACCTCAAGGACTACCGGCACCACAACCTGCTCCAACGGCCCCGGGACGTTCCCGCCCGGACCGGCGCCGGCGCGATGGCCGTGGCGTTCTTCCTCGTGCTGACCGTCTCCGGCGCCAACGACGTCATCGCCGACAAGTTCTACATCAGCTTGAACGCGATGACCTGGGCCGGCCGGATCGGTCTGCTGGTCCTCCCGCCGCTGGCCTACTACCTCGCGTACCGGATCTGCCTGGGCCTGCAGCAGCACGACCGGGAGGTGCTGGCCCACGGCGTGGAGACCGGCATCATCAGGCGGCTGCCCGACGGCCGGTTCGTCGAGATCCACCAGCCGCTCACCCCGGTCGACGGGCACGACGGGCACGGCCCGACGCTCGACTACGCCGCCTGGGTCGTCCCCAAGAAGATGAACCGGCTGGGCGCGCTCGGCCCGGCGATCCGGGGCTTCTTCTACCCGATCGAGAAGCCGGCCGACGGAGCGGTCTCGCCGGGGCACCCGCCGGTCGAGCCCCGACCGGAGCGGGAGGAGATCAGCAGCGGCGAGAGCCGCCGCTGA
- a CDS encoding HIT family protein: MANQPRKVTFDVERYARRVNEGPCFVCAFVAGDPDYRHHVVHENDDTITFLGRYPTLLGYCLVAPKRHLESWVHDMEEPEFLRFQGTVHRVARAIAATQPTERMYSMSLGSQQGNAHLHWHLAPLPPGVPYEQQQFHAVMAQNGVLEVDDDTQAAIARNIRRRLEG, translated from the coding sequence ATGGCGAACCAACCCCGGAAGGTCACGTTCGACGTCGAGCGGTACGCACGCCGGGTGAACGAAGGGCCGTGCTTCGTCTGCGCGTTCGTCGCCGGTGATCCGGACTACCGGCACCACGTCGTCCACGAGAACGACGACACCATCACCTTCCTCGGCCGCTACCCGACGCTGCTGGGCTACTGCCTCGTCGCGCCGAAGCGCCACCTGGAGAGCTGGGTGCACGACATGGAGGAGCCCGAGTTCCTCCGCTTCCAGGGCACCGTGCACCGGGTCGCGCGTGCCATCGCGGCGACACAGCCGACCGAGCGGATGTACTCGATGAGCCTCGGCAGCCAGCAGGGCAACGCCCACCTGCACTGGCACCTCGCACCGCTGCCCCCCGGGGTGCCGTACGAGCAGCAGCAGTTCCACGCGGTGATGGCGCAGAACGGCGTCCTGGAGGTCGACGACGACACCCAGGCCGCCATCGCCCGGAACATTCGCCGCCGCCTCGAGGGTTGA
- a CDS encoding TetR/AcrR family transcriptional regulator, protein MTETTGTAGQRADLVRNRRLLLGAATEAFAERGVEVSMGEIAQRAGLAKGTVFRHFASKDDLLAAIMLQLLDRLTGTADRLLQADDPALALREFMTSGVEALATDRAFCEVVGRPSLQHPEVREAINQLCEVAEALTARAREHGAVRDDVTGTDIVLLLGGIHQTAAPLLAAQPQAWRRYLELALDGLHVPNPRALPEQPPRHLPLDDPPEAG, encoded by the coding sequence ATGACCGAGACGACCGGCACCGCCGGCCAGCGAGCGGACCTGGTGCGCAACCGGCGCCTCCTGCTCGGGGCCGCGACCGAGGCCTTCGCCGAGCGCGGGGTGGAGGTGTCGATGGGCGAGATCGCCCAGCGCGCCGGCCTCGCCAAGGGCACCGTGTTCCGGCACTTCGCCTCGAAGGACGACCTGCTCGCGGCGATCATGCTCCAACTGCTCGACCGGCTCACCGGCACCGCCGACCGGCTGCTCCAGGCCGACGACCCGGCGCTGGCGCTCCGCGAGTTCATGACCAGCGGCGTCGAGGCGCTCGCCACCGACCGCGCGTTCTGCGAGGTCGTCGGGCGCCCCTCACTGCAACATCCCGAGGTACGCGAGGCGATCAACCAGCTCTGCGAGGTCGCCGAGGCGCTCACGGCCCGGGCGCGGGAGCACGGCGCCGTGCGCGACGACGTCACGGGGACGGACATCGTGCTGCTGCTCGGCGGCATCCACCAGACGGCGGCGCCACTGCTGGCCGCTCAGCCGCAGGCCTGGCGCCGCTACCTCGAACTGGCCCTCGACGGGTTGCACGTGCCGAACCCCCGCGCACTGCCGGAGCAACCGCCCCGCCACCTCCCGCTCGACGACCCGCCGGAGGCCGGCTGA
- a CDS encoding SDR family NAD(P)-dependent oxidoreductase encodes MNNPLEGKGVLVTGASSGIGRATALALSGAGARVAVGARRADRLRALTGDAPGEMLALDLDVTDPESVRDAVAATVARFGTLDVLVNNAGVMLSGPILGADTAEWTRMVETNLLGSMYAVHAALPHLLSTRGAVVQISSTSGRTASAASGVYAATKFGVNAFSEALRQEVTAQGVRVVVIEPGFVATELTSHLTDPTMRAAARDMADSMRTLQAEDVAAAVRYALTQPEHVAVNEILIRPTDQTR; translated from the coding sequence GTGAACAACCCTCTGGAAGGAAAGGGCGTCCTGGTCACGGGCGCTTCGTCGGGCATCGGCCGGGCCACGGCGCTGGCCCTGTCGGGCGCGGGCGCTCGGGTTGCCGTCGGCGCCCGGCGAGCCGACCGGCTGCGAGCCCTCACCGGGGACGCCCCCGGCGAGATGCTGGCCCTCGACCTGGACGTCACCGACCCGGAGTCGGTGCGGGACGCGGTCGCGGCGACGGTGGCGCGCTTCGGAACCCTCGACGTGCTGGTGAACAACGCCGGCGTCATGCTCAGCGGCCCGATCCTCGGGGCGGACACCGCGGAGTGGACACGCATGGTCGAGACGAACCTGCTGGGCTCGATGTACGCGGTCCACGCCGCCCTGCCGCACCTGCTCTCGACAAGGGGTGCGGTGGTGCAGATCTCCTCGACCTCGGGCCGCACGGCATCGGCCGCGAGCGGCGTCTACGCGGCCACCAAGTTCGGCGTCAACGCCTTCTCCGAGGCGCTGCGGCAGGAGGTCACCGCGCAGGGGGTGCGCGTCGTCGTCATCGAGCCCGGATTCGTCGCGACCGAGCTGACCAGTCACCTCACCGACCCGACCATGCGGGCCGCGGCGCGGGACATGGCGGATTCCATGCGGACCCTGCAGGCCGAGGACGTCGCCGCCGCGGTCCGGTACGCGCTCACCCAGCCGGAGCACGTCGCCGTCAACGAGATCCTGATTCGACCGACCGACCAGACCCGCTGA
- a CDS encoding TMEM175 family protein — protein MAAGPEEAPPGGSARLADIGRLAAFSDGVFAIVITLLVLDLRVPEYHQGELLASLLREGPSYLAFTVSFIYIGVLWLNHHALLRMVRGTTLALSWINIAILFGVVIIPFPTAVLASALVDGDSDDLRVAVVMYALAAALMSAPWLVFFAYLRRHPTLRARHIDQDHVHAQEARPITGLLLYGLAGLLGWIVNPLLGLLGIIVMIIYHGVTSEGLRPGALRWVRTGRRG, from the coding sequence GTGGCCGCAGGTCCCGAGGAGGCTCCGCCGGGAGGTTCCGCTCGTCTGGCCGACATCGGCCGGCTGGCGGCGTTCAGCGACGGTGTCTTCGCCATCGTCATCACCCTGCTGGTGTTGGACCTGCGGGTGCCCGAATACCACCAGGGCGAGCTGCTCGCGTCGCTCCTCAGGGAGGGCCCGTCCTACCTGGCGTTCACGGTGTCGTTCATCTACATCGGCGTCCTCTGGCTCAACCACCACGCGCTGCTGCGCATGGTCCGCGGCACGACCCTCGCCCTCAGCTGGATCAACATCGCCATCCTCTTCGGCGTGGTGATCATCCCGTTTCCGACCGCGGTTCTGGCGTCGGCGCTCGTCGACGGCGACAGCGACGACCTCCGGGTCGCCGTCGTCATGTACGCGCTCGCGGCGGCGCTCATGTCGGCGCCCTGGTTGGTGTTCTTCGCCTACCTGCGCCGTCACCCGACGCTGCGCGCCCGACACATCGACCAGGACCACGTTCACGCGCAGGAGGCCCGCCCGATCACCGGCCTTCTTCTCTACGGGCTGGCCGGGCTGCTCGGCTGGATCGTGAACCCGCTGCTCGGACTCCTCGGCATCATCGTGATGATCATCTATCACGGTGTCACCAGCGAGGGTCTCCGCCCCGGAGCGCTCCGGTGGGTCCGGACCGGTCGCCGGGGCTGA
- a CDS encoding nuclear transport factor 2 family protein: MSNPNHSPEQAADRVALGELVDAYARLADRRDAPGQAALFTADARVAVYDGEPDTTEPTQVLNGRDELADAFGALRTYDRTTHFNGQRTVTIDGDRATGETYCLAHHLWTEEGQRTLMVMSIRYHDTFVRQDGRWFFAERKLITDWIDRRTSTP, translated from the coding sequence ATGAGCAACCCCAATCATTCCCCCGAGCAGGCCGCCGATCGGGTGGCCCTCGGCGAACTGGTCGACGCCTACGCCCGCCTGGCGGACCGACGCGACGCCCCGGGGCAGGCCGCGCTCTTCACCGCCGACGCCCGCGTCGCCGTGTACGACGGCGAGCCCGACACGACCGAGCCGACGCAGGTCCTGAACGGCCGGGACGAACTGGCAGACGCCTTCGGCGCGCTGCGGACCTACGACCGGACGACCCACTTCAACGGTCAGCGCACGGTGACCATCGACGGGGACCGCGCCACCGGAGAGACGTACTGCCTGGCGCACCACCTCTGGACCGAGGAGGGCCAGCGCACCCTCATGGTCATGTCGATCCGGTACCACGACACCTTCGTCCGCCAGGACGGCCGCTGGTTCTTCGCCGAACGCAAGCTCATCACCGACTGGATCGATCGCCGGACCTCGACGCCGTAG
- a CDS encoding LysR family transcriptional regulator — translation MTPDLRQLRYFVAVAEESSFTRAASRLMITQQSLSQQVNALERILGTKLFNRDSRGTRLTDTGALFLPEARAVLDRADEAVAVVRRAVRGETGRLHLAFLATTANHLLPPVVRAARERLPDLELVTEETTIAPLVEGVLSGRYDLAFTRPPRVPGLAARTIATEQVCVVLPEGHPHADRTELTLSELAGERWVMTPRSSWEPWHRAFDENFRAAGFTPDIVARDASVQGLLGLVAAGVGITRLGWSAHNLRRTGVVFVPLAGEFATTEMVWLADNPSPALRRVRDVVTELAATTDLTATG, via the coding sequence GTGACCCCCGATCTTCGGCAGCTCCGGTACTTCGTGGCCGTCGCCGAGGAGTCGAGCTTCACCCGGGCGGCCAGCCGCCTGATGATCACGCAACAGTCGCTCTCCCAGCAGGTCAACGCGCTGGAACGGATCCTCGGCACGAAACTGTTCAACCGGGACAGCCGGGGCACCCGGCTCACCGATACCGGGGCGCTGTTCCTGCCCGAGGCCCGCGCGGTCCTGGACCGTGCCGACGAGGCCGTAGCCGTGGTCCGGCGGGCCGTCCGCGGCGAGACGGGCCGGCTCCACCTGGCGTTCCTGGCCACCACGGCGAACCACCTGCTGCCGCCGGTGGTCCGGGCCGCCCGGGAACGCCTCCCCGACCTGGAGCTGGTCACCGAGGAGACCACCATCGCCCCGCTGGTCGAAGGCGTGCTCAGCGGCCGGTACGACCTCGCGTTCACCCGACCGCCACGGGTCCCGGGCCTGGCCGCACGGACCATCGCCACCGAACAGGTGTGCGTCGTCCTGCCCGAGGGGCATCCGCACGCCGACCGCACCGAGCTGACCCTGTCCGAGCTGGCGGGCGAACGGTGGGTCATGACTCCACGCAGCTCCTGGGAACCCTGGCACCGGGCGTTCGACGAGAACTTCCGCGCCGCCGGGTTCACCCCGGACATCGTCGCTCGGGACGCGAGCGTGCAAGGGCTGCTCGGCCTGGTCGCGGCCGGTGTCGGGATCACCCGGCTCGGCTGGTCGGCGCACAACCTGCGGCGCACCGGTGTGGTGTTCGTACCGTTGGCCGGGGAGTTCGCCACCACCGAGATGGTCTGGCTGGCCGACAATCCCTCGCCGGCGCTGCGCCGCGTGAGGGACGTGGTGACCGAGCTGGCCGCCACGACCGACCTCACCGCCACCGGCTGA
- a CDS encoding oxidoreductase: MQDDTQGRVWLITGCSSGFGRELALAAVAAGDRVMATARRPETLADLAERDRITTTALDVTDPASIDAAVQATLAAHGRIDVLVNNAGSLVLGAVEEVTMAELRQQMEVVFFGAAAVAKAVVPLMREQGSGTIVQMSSLGGQKTYPGFGAYHAAKWALEGMSETLATELAPLGVRVLIVEPGAFRTEFNNNKYVTAQTAAYQDTAGATRRFTHELSGAEPNDPAKGAAAILTVLNSDRPPLRLLLGDDAVDGLREHHEALLTEVAAWEETSRSTAVA, translated from the coding sequence ATGCAGGACGACACGCAGGGCCGGGTCTGGTTGATCACCGGCTGTTCCTCCGGCTTCGGCCGGGAACTGGCGCTGGCGGCGGTGGCCGCCGGCGACCGGGTGATGGCCACCGCCCGCCGGCCGGAGACCCTGGCCGACCTGGCGGAGCGGGACCGGATCACCACGACGGCGCTGGACGTCACCGACCCGGCCTCGATCGACGCCGCGGTCCAGGCCACGCTCGCTGCCCACGGCCGGATCGACGTACTGGTCAACAACGCCGGTTCGTTGGTCCTCGGTGCGGTGGAGGAGGTCACCATGGCGGAGCTGCGCCAGCAGATGGAGGTGGTCTTCTTCGGCGCGGCCGCGGTCGCCAAGGCCGTCGTACCGCTGATGCGCGAGCAGGGCAGCGGGACCATCGTGCAGATGAGCTCGCTGGGCGGCCAGAAGACGTACCCGGGATTCGGGGCGTACCACGCCGCCAAGTGGGCCCTCGAAGGCATGTCCGAGACGCTGGCGACCGAGCTGGCGCCGCTGGGCGTACGGGTTCTGATCGTGGAACCGGGCGCGTTCCGCACCGAGTTCAACAACAACAAGTACGTCACCGCACAGACGGCGGCGTACCAGGACACGGCCGGGGCGACCCGCCGCTTCACCCACGAGTTGTCGGGCGCCGAGCCGAACGACCCGGCGAAGGGCGCGGCGGCCATCCTGACCGTGCTGAACAGTGACCGCCCGCCGTTGCGGCTCCTGCTCGGCGATGACGCGGTGGACGGGCTGCGCGAGCACCACGAGGCGCTGCTGACCGAGGTGGCCGCCTGGGAGGAGACCAGCCGGTCGACGGCGGTCGCCTGA
- a CDS encoding carboxymuconolactone decarboxylase family protein — protein MSLDARIQNPAALLPDAVKAVNLLYKAAHSAGVPATTLELVHLRASQINGCSACVDSGARNARKNGETEERLFAVAVWRETPYFTDAERAALALAEHATRLADRSDAVPDAVWDEAARHFGEKELAALVLWIATTNFFNRMNATTRQPAPQNWG, from the coding sequence ATGTCTCTCGACGCTCGCATCCAGAACCCGGCGGCTCTCCTCCCCGACGCCGTGAAGGCGGTCAACCTGCTCTACAAGGCCGCGCACTCGGCCGGCGTGCCGGCCACCACCCTGGAGTTGGTCCACCTGCGGGCCAGCCAGATCAACGGGTGCAGCGCCTGCGTGGACTCCGGGGCGCGCAACGCCCGCAAGAACGGCGAGACCGAGGAGCGGCTCTTCGCGGTGGCCGTCTGGCGGGAGACGCCGTACTTCACCGACGCCGAGCGGGCCGCGCTCGCCCTGGCCGAGCACGCGACCCGGCTCGCCGACCGGAGCGACGCCGTGCCGGACGCGGTGTGGGACGAGGCGGCCCGGCACTTCGGGGAGAAGGAGCTGGCGGCGCTGGTGCTCTGGATCGCCACCACCAACTTCTTCAACCGGATGAACGCCACCACCCGGCAGCCGGCCCCGCAGAACTGGGGCTGA
- a CDS encoding sigma-70 family RNA polymerase sigma factor, with protein MSDTDLLVRSFEEQRPRLRAVAQRMLGSAAEADDAVQDTWLRLSRADVGAIDNLPGWLTTTVGRVCLDRLRSASVRHEEATDGAGEAAGGRDPEQEALLAESVGQALEVVLTTLGPTERLVFVLHDMFAVSFEEIAPVVDRSAQAVRQIASRARRRVQARSADPIVDPARQRRVVEAFLAASRDGRFDDLVTLLDPYVVMRGDATAVRMGGLAESRGSSAVAGFFNGRAQAAVPALVDGLPGAVIVVDGRVRLAVSFTVTDRIIGIESVADPDQLRALDLVVGG; from the coding sequence GTGAGCGACACCGACCTGTTGGTCCGCAGCTTCGAGGAGCAGCGCCCGCGCCTGCGCGCGGTGGCCCAGCGCATGCTCGGTTCGGCCGCCGAGGCCGACGACGCCGTGCAGGACACCTGGCTCCGGCTGAGCCGCGCCGATGTCGGCGCCATCGACAACCTGCCCGGCTGGCTGACCACCACGGTCGGCCGGGTCTGCCTGGACCGGCTGCGCTCGGCCAGCGTCCGGCACGAGGAGGCCACCGACGGGGCGGGTGAGGCGGCCGGCGGGCGGGACCCGGAGCAGGAGGCGCTGCTCGCCGAGTCGGTCGGCCAGGCGCTGGAGGTCGTGCTGACCACCCTCGGCCCCACCGAGCGGCTGGTGTTCGTGCTGCACGACATGTTCGCCGTCTCGTTCGAGGAGATCGCGCCGGTGGTGGACCGCAGCGCCCAGGCGGTGCGGCAGATCGCCAGCCGGGCCCGCCGCCGGGTGCAGGCCCGCTCGGCCGACCCGATCGTCGACCCCGCCCGCCAGCGCCGGGTGGTCGAGGCGTTCCTCGCCGCCTCCCGGGACGGCCGCTTCGACGACCTGGTCACCCTCCTCGACCCGTACGTGGTGATGCGCGGCGACGCCACCGCGGTGCGGATGGGCGGCCTCGCCGAGTCGCGCGGCTCCTCGGCGGTCGCCGGCTTCTTCAACGGCCGGGCCCAGGCCGCCGTCCCCGCCTTGGTGGACGGGCTGCCCGGTGCCGTGATCGTCGTGGACGGGCGGGTCCGCCTCGCGGTCAGCTTCACGGTCACGGACCGGATCATCGGCATCGAGTCGGTGGCCGACCCCGACCAGCTCCGCGCTCTCGACCTGGTGGTGGGGGGATGA
- a CDS encoding AraC family transcriptional regulator: protein MSRAVEESNRAMLRARDAMDRAYAEPLDVPALARIAHVSPAHFIRTFRATFGETPHRYLQRRRVERAMYLLVQTDQPVTEICHLVGFGSLGTFSRTFHDIVGESPSAYRRRRTAGVAVPSCFTKAWMRPSPAVTGRNGNAAG from the coding sequence ATGAGCCGGGCCGTCGAGGAGTCGAACCGGGCGATGCTGCGCGCCCGGGACGCCATGGACCGGGCGTACGCGGAGCCGCTCGACGTGCCGGCGTTGGCCCGGATCGCGCACGTCTCGCCGGCGCACTTCATCCGCACCTTCCGGGCCACCTTCGGCGAGACCCCGCACCGCTACCTGCAGCGGCGGCGCGTCGAGCGCGCCATGTACCTGCTGGTGCAGACGGACCAGCCGGTCACCGAGATCTGCCACCTGGTCGGCTTCGGCAGCCTCGGCACGTTCAGCCGGACCTTCCACGACATCGTCGGCGAGTCACCGTCGGCCTACCGGCGCCGCCGAACGGCGGGGGTGGCCGTGCCGAGCTGCTTCACCAAGGCGTGGATGCGGCCGAGCCCCGCGGTCACCGGCCGCAACGGCAACGCCGCAGGGTGA
- a CDS encoding VOC family protein, with protein sequence MTMTSISRSQIYVLDQDEALDFYVGKLGLEVNTDQDLGFMRWLTVNVPGDPEHEILLEKPGPPALDPATAERVRELLTKGAMSGWLCLTTDDARKAYEDLVAKGVDITDEPTERPYGIDFGIRDPFGNRIRIGQMHPRA encoded by the coding sequence ATGACGATGACCTCGATTTCCCGCTCCCAGATCTACGTTCTCGACCAGGACGAGGCGCTCGACTTCTACGTCGGCAAGCTCGGCCTCGAGGTGAACACCGACCAGGACCTCGGCTTCATGCGGTGGCTCACGGTCAACGTGCCCGGCGACCCGGAGCACGAGATCCTGCTGGAGAAGCCCGGCCCGCCGGCCCTCGACCCGGCGACCGCCGAGCGGGTCCGCGAGCTGCTGACCAAGGGCGCGATGAGCGGCTGGCTCTGCCTCACCACCGACGACGCGCGCAAGGCGTACGAGGACCTGGTGGCCAAGGGCGTGGACATCACCGACGAGCCGACCGAGCGGCCGTACGGGATCGACTTCGGCATCCGCGACCCGTTCGGCAACCGGATCCGCATCGGCCAGATGCACCCCCGCGCCTGA
- a CDS encoding histidine phosphatase family protein, with translation MPSRLLYLVRHAEQDRPEEEADTGLSARGRQQATLLGERLRGIDFAAVHHGPSRRAAETAALVAAALPGVPVYEDDRAGDHMPHDTDPAGLPEPYAAFLADFTERERLDGPRVTAEAVSRFATAPAEGDVRELIVTHNFLVAWLVRHALEAPERRWIGLNHQNAGLTVIRYTPAAPPTLIALNDVAHLPPDLRATGLPPAYRL, from the coding sequence GTGCCCAGCCGACTGCTCTACCTGGTCCGGCACGCCGAGCAGGATCGACCGGAGGAGGAGGCGGACACCGGCCTGTCGGCGCGTGGCCGACAGCAGGCGACGCTGCTGGGCGAGCGCCTGCGCGGCATCGACTTCGCCGCGGTCCACCACGGACCGTCCCGCCGCGCCGCGGAGACCGCCGCGCTGGTCGCCGCCGCGCTGCCGGGCGTCCCGGTGTACGAGGACGACCGCGCCGGGGACCACATGCCGCACGACACGGATCCGGCCGGCCTGCCCGAGCCGTACGCGGCCTTCCTGGCGGATTTCACCGAGCGGGAGCGACTCGACGGGCCGCGCGTGACGGCGGAGGCCGTCTCCCGCTTCGCGACCGCGCCCGCCGAGGGCGACGTACGCGAGTTGATCGTCACCCACAACTTCCTGGTCGCCTGGCTGGTCCGGCACGCCCTGGAGGCCCCGGAGCGCCGGTGGATCGGCCTGAACCACCAGAACGCCGGCCTGACCGTCATCCGCTACACCCCCGCCGCCCCGCCCACCCTGATCGCCCTCAACGACGTCGCCCACCTCCCCCCGGACCTCCGCGCCACCGGCCTCCCCCCGGCCTACCGCCTCTGA